In Rhinopithecus roxellana isolate Shanxi Qingling chromosome 4, ASM756505v1, whole genome shotgun sequence, a single genomic region encodes these proteins:
- the LOC104668090 gene encoding NADH dehydrogenase [ubiquinone] 1 alpha subcomplex subunit 1 produces the protein MWFEVLPGLAVMGVCLFIPELATAYIQRFTNGGKEKRIAHLGYHWKLIERDRRISGINCYYVSKGLENID, from the coding sequence ATGTGGTTCGAGGTTCTCCCCGGACTCGCCGTCATGGGCGTGTGCTTGTTTATTCCAGAACTGGCTACTGCGTACATCCAGAGGTTCACTAACGGGGGCAAGGAAAAAAGGATTGCTCATCTTGGGTATCACTGGAAACTGATAGAAAGAGATAGGCGCATCTCTGGAATTAATTGTTACTATGTGTCAAAGGGTTTGGAGAACATTGATTAA